The Polyangium aurulentum genomic interval CTCGTCCGGTCCTGCAAGCGTTGCTCTCTGGCGGGCGGGACGCGGCCCTGGCCTTCCTCGACCAGGTGGAGGCGGAGCTGCAAGCGGTGATGCTGCTCGTCGGCGCCCGGGACGTGCGGCAGCTCCGGCGCACGCCCAAGGTCTTCGCCCCCGAGCTCGAGCGCTGGGCGAGTATGGCCGCTCGCGGCCGGAAGAAGTGAGCCTACCGTTCATGCGCGAACGAGGGTTCGTGGGAGGAGAGGCTCTGGTGAGACCTTTCTGCCATCGCGAAACGGGCCTTCCTGACGGCGAGCCGGGCGTGCTACCGTCCGGGTCGCTGGAGATCCCAGGGGCACGATGAGCGACAAAGAAGGGCGACCTCCCAGCGACCGTCCGCCGGAAGACCTGAAAAGGGAGCGGGATTTGTTCATCCAGCAATTCTTCCGGAAGGGCGCGCAGCTAACCGAGGAGGTCCTGAAGGAGAACGAGCGCCTGCGCGAGCGTATCGCCGAGCTCGAGGGCGAGAACGGCCGGCTGCGGGCGCACCTCGCCAGCGACACGGCCATCCGCGACCTCCTTCGCAAGATCGAGCAGCTCGAGGCGGAAAAGGTGGAGCTCGTGCACCGCTCGGTGCAGATGGAGGCGGTGAGCGATCGCTTCTCTGCGCGCCACTCCGAGGTCGAGGCGGAGCTCGCGAGCCTCGCCAACCTCTACGTCGCGACCTCGCAGCTCCACGCCTCGCCGAACGTGCGCCACGTGCTCCGCAACATCAAAGAGCTGCTGGCGCAGCTCGTCGGCGCGGCGAAGTTCGGCATCTATCTCGCGTCCGACGATCGCAAAGAGCTGGTCGCGCTGACGGCCGAGGGTATGAACTTCGCCGACATCGCCACGCTGCCCGCCGACAGCGGGATCATCGGGCAGGCTTTCTCCAGCGGCGAGCTTTTCTACGACACCGAGAACGACGTCTCCAAAGGCACCGTCGAGCGCCCCGCTGCGGCCGTGCCGCTATTCATCGACGGCCAGCCCATCGGCGTGATCGTCGTCTTCGGGACGCTCTCCCAGAAGACTTCGTTCAACGATGAGGATGGCCAGCTCTTCCGGCTCCTGGGCGCGCAGGCCGCCCCCGCGCTCGTCAGTGCGCGGCTGTTCACCGATGCAGGTCGCAAGGTGCCTGGGGTTCAGGCGTTCCTCGACCTGGAGGACTGATCCATGGCCGAGTACTCCTGCCTGATTGTCGAAGATTCGCCCATGATGCGGCAGCTCTTGGTCTTCGCGCTCGCGCGGGTCAAGAACCTGCGCGTCACGGAGGCGGACGACGGCGTGGATGGTCTCCGCAAGCTCGCGTCGACGAAGTACGACGTCATCATCACCGACATCAACATGCCGATCATGGACGGGCTCAAGCTCGTCAAGCGCGTGCGGAGCGATCCGGTTCATAAAGACACGCCGATCATCATCATCACCACCGAGGGCTCGCAGGAAGATCGGCAGCGCGCGCTCCAGCTCGGCGCGAACGCGTACATCACCAAGCCCATCCAGGCTCCGCAGGTGATCGCGAAGGTCAAGGAGCTGCTCAAAATCGAGTGACGAACCGATCGGCTCCCCTCCGCGTCAAGATCTGCGGGATCACGCGCGTCATCGACGCCGTGCTCGCCGCGGATGCGGGGGCCGACATGATCGGTTTGAACTTCGTCGAGGGCTCCCCGCGCCGCGTCGATCTACGCGCGGCGCGCGAGATCGCCGAGCGAGTGCGCGGGCAGGTCGAGCTCGTGGGCGTCGTGGCCGACGAGGACGAGGCGCGCCTCGTCGAGCTTCAGCGCGACGTGGGCCTCGACTGGCTCCAGCTCCACGGCGACGAGCCTCCCGAGCGCGTGCGCAGGCTCCTTCCGCGCGCGTTCAAGGCCGTGCGCGTGGGCAGCGCCGAGGATGCGTCGCTCGCGATGGCGTACCCGGGAGAGATCTTGCTCGTCGACGCGCGCGTCGAGGGCCAGCTCGGCGGGACGGGCGTGCGCGTCGATCCGGCGCTCGTGCAGCCTCTCGCGGCGACGCGGCGCGTGATGCTCGCGGGTGGCCTCAAGCCGGGCAACGTCGCGGACGCAGTGCGCGCCGTCGGGCCCTGGGGCGTCGACACGGCGAGCGGCGTCGAGTCCGCGCCGGGGATCAAGGATCCAGATAGAGTCGCGGCGTTCATCGCGGCAGCGCGGGAGGCCGTGTCTTCCTGAGACAACCTCGACAAGGAGCGTTCGATGGGTGCGCG includes:
- a CDS encoding GAF domain-containing protein, coding for MFIQQFFRKGAQLTEEVLKENERLRERIAELEGENGRLRAHLASDTAIRDLLRKIEQLEAEKVELVHRSVQMEAVSDRFSARHSEVEAELASLANLYVATSQLHASPNVRHVLRNIKELLAQLVGAAKFGIYLASDDRKELVALTAEGMNFADIATLPADSGIIGQAFSSGELFYDTENDVSKGTVERPAAAVPLFIDGQPIGVIVVFGTLSQKTSFNDEDGQLFRLLGAQAAPALVSARLFTDAGRKVPGVQAFLDLED
- a CDS encoding response regulator, giving the protein MAEYSCLIVEDSPMMRQLLVFALARVKNLRVTEADDGVDGLRKLASTKYDVIITDINMPIMDGLKLVKRVRSDPVHKDTPIIIITTEGSQEDRQRALQLGANAYITKPIQAPQVIAKVKELLKIE
- a CDS encoding phosphoribosylanthranilate isomerase — encoded protein: MTNRSAPLRVKICGITRVIDAVLAADAGADMIGLNFVEGSPRRVDLRAAREIAERVRGQVELVGVVADEDEARLVELQRDVGLDWLQLHGDEPPERVRRLLPRAFKAVRVGSAEDASLAMAYPGEILLVDARVEGQLGGTGVRVDPALVQPLAATRRVMLAGGLKPGNVADAVRAVGPWGVDTASGVESAPGIKDPDRVAAFIAAAREAVSS